The proteins below are encoded in one region of Natronococcus sp. CG52:
- the pdhA gene encoding pyruvate dehydrogenase (acetyl-transferring) E1 component subunit alpha, giving the protein MSTQNEADPHVNSESTQRDEPIRILDDDGNLLSHAEVPALSDEKLLAMYEDLVLARRFDQRAISLQRQGRIATYAPMTGQEGSQVATSYALEEQDWLFPTYREHAAKYVHGMSLASLLKPLCGLRDGYAIPDDVNVLPEYIPIATQVPQAMGMAWGHHLQNRADTAVLCHFGDGATSEGDFHEGLNFAGVFDVPAVFVCNNNQWAISVPRDQQTASDTIAQKAAAYGIEGVRVDGLDPLAVYEVTRCALSKAKNPTDGERRPTLVESVQYRYGAHTTADDPSVYREEDEAEAWRRKDPVDRLRNFLYAEGLLDEDLEDEIDDRAESQISEAISTVEAAAADPSSIFEHVYEELPDRLREQRDELNALREKYGEEAFSEVLE; this is encoded by the coding sequence ATGAGCACCCAAAACGAAGCAGACCCACACGTGAACAGCGAGTCGACGCAACGCGACGAACCGATCCGGATCCTGGACGACGACGGGAACCTCCTGTCACACGCGGAGGTTCCGGCGCTCTCCGACGAGAAACTGCTCGCGATGTACGAGGACCTCGTGCTCGCGCGCCGGTTCGACCAGCGTGCGATCAGTCTCCAGCGACAGGGGCGAATCGCGACGTACGCGCCGATGACCGGACAGGAGGGCTCCCAGGTCGCGACGAGTTACGCGCTCGAGGAGCAGGACTGGCTGTTCCCGACCTATCGCGAGCACGCGGCCAAGTACGTTCACGGCATGAGCCTCGCCTCGCTCCTGAAACCGCTCTGTGGGCTCCGGGACGGGTACGCGATCCCGGACGACGTCAACGTCCTGCCGGAGTACATCCCGATCGCGACGCAGGTTCCCCAGGCGATGGGGATGGCCTGGGGACACCACCTCCAGAACCGAGCCGACACGGCCGTCCTGTGTCACTTCGGCGACGGCGCGACGTCCGAGGGCGACTTCCACGAGGGGCTGAACTTCGCCGGCGTCTTCGACGTCCCCGCGGTGTTCGTCTGCAACAACAACCAGTGGGCGATCTCCGTCCCGCGAGACCAGCAGACGGCGAGCGACACGATCGCACAGAAGGCCGCCGCGTACGGAATCGAAGGCGTGCGCGTCGACGGACTCGATCCGCTCGCAGTCTACGAGGTCACGCGTTGTGCGCTCAGCAAGGCAAAGAACCCCACCGACGGCGAGCGTCGCCCGACCCTCGTCGAGTCGGTCCAGTACCGCTACGGCGCGCACACGACCGCGGACGATCCGTCCGTGTATCGCGAAGAGGACGAAGCCGAGGCGTGGCGACGGAAGGATCCGGTCGACCGCCTCCGGAACTTCCTGTACGCGGAGGGGCTTCTCGACGAGGACCTCGAGGACGAGATCGACGACCGCGCCGAGTCACAGATTAGCGAGGCGATTTCGACCGTCGAGGCGGCGGCGGCCGATCCGTCGTCCATCTTCGAACACGTCTACGAGGAGCTGCCGGACCGTCTCCGCGAGCAACGGGACGAACTGAACGCGCTTCGCGAAAAGTACGGCGAAGAGGCGTTCTCCGAGGTGTTAGAATGA
- a CDS encoding sodium-dependent transporter, whose protein sequence is MTRETWASRVGFILAAVGSAIGLGNIWRFPWMTAENGGSAFLLVYLLIVIGVGVPGLLAAFIIGRRSNRNPVGAFKSLKGSRAWTSLGVLCVVTAVVLLSFYSVVGGWILRYFVESVTGAYFADPGAHFEAISYGMDAFIYQLIVLGASAMIVTAGVRRGIEATTKVMMPGIVVLLVALAVWAAQQPNAAQGYEFYLGFDGEYLANNFLTVLGSAAGQALFTLSIGGGTMITYASYIDDDRSLPLDASAIAVLNLGIGVLAGLVLFPLLFSFAAGPTAGGPGALFVGMAGAFANLPAGQLLGATFFLVVLLAAITSLISMLEIPVSFLVDEFGIERPTATRGLFVLIVFTGALNAFSADVFTLFANHLVDLLLTLGLTGFMFYTAWVLGPDAVQEYRNGAGPISRSLATPWRYAIGTVFPTFLLFAFYSDALSLAGFSPRTSTIVFVTVATAVPFVLFVRWSARDVRSTSVDAAD, encoded by the coding sequence ATGACACGTGAAACCTGGGCCAGCCGCGTCGGATTCATACTGGCGGCGGTTGGGAGCGCTATCGGTCTGGGGAACATCTGGCGGTTCCCGTGGATGACCGCGGAGAACGGGGGAAGTGCGTTCCTGCTAGTCTATCTCCTCATCGTTATCGGCGTCGGCGTTCCGGGGCTTCTGGCCGCGTTTATCATCGGACGACGATCGAATCGAAACCCCGTCGGCGCGTTCAAATCTCTCAAAGGATCACGCGCGTGGACGTCACTCGGGGTCCTGTGTGTCGTCACGGCAGTCGTGCTGCTGTCGTTCTACAGCGTCGTCGGCGGCTGGATCCTCCGCTATTTCGTCGAGAGCGTTACGGGGGCGTACTTCGCTGATCCCGGCGCTCACTTCGAAGCGATCAGCTACGGGATGGACGCCTTTATCTATCAACTGATCGTTCTCGGTGCGAGTGCGATGATCGTCACGGCCGGCGTGAGACGGGGAATCGAGGCGACGACGAAGGTGATGATGCCCGGTATCGTCGTCCTGCTCGTCGCGTTGGCCGTCTGGGCGGCACAACAGCCCAACGCAGCACAGGGGTACGAGTTCTATCTCGGCTTCGACGGGGAGTATCTCGCGAATAACTTTTTGACGGTGCTCGGCTCGGCCGCCGGACAGGCGCTGTTCACGCTCTCGATCGGTGGCGGAACGATGATCACGTACGCCTCCTACATCGACGACGACAGGTCGTTACCGCTCGACGCGTCGGCGATCGCCGTCCTCAACCTCGGTATCGGCGTGCTGGCGGGACTCGTCCTGTTCCCGCTGCTCTTCTCGTTCGCTGCCGGACCGACGGCCGGCGGTCCCGGTGCCCTCTTCGTCGGTATGGCCGGGGCGTTCGCGAATCTCCCCGCGGGACAGCTGCTCGGTGCGACCTTCTTTCTGGTCGTCCTGCTGGCTGCCATCACCAGTCTGATCAGCATGCTGGAAATCCCCGTCTCGTTCCTCGTCGACGAGTTCGGTATCGAGCGACCGACGGCTACTCGAGGGCTCTTCGTTCTGATCGTTTTCACCGGAGCCCTGAACGCCTTCAGTGCGGACGTTTTCACGCTGTTTGCGAACCACCTCGTGGACCTCCTGTTGACGCTCGGACTGACCGGCTTCATGTTCTACACGGCCTGGGTACTCGGTCCGGACGCCGTTCAGGAGTACCGTAACGGTGCCGGTCCGATCTCGCGGTCCCTTGCCACGCCGTGGCGGTACGCGATCGGAACGGTGTTTCCGACGTTCCTCCTCTTCGCGTTCTACTCCGACGCGCTGAGTCTAGCGGGGTTCTCCCCGCGGACGTCGACGATCGTGTTCGTTACGGTCGCGACGGCCGTCCCGTTCGTGCTCTTCGTCCGCTGGTCGGCGCGTGACGTCCGGTCGACGTCCGTCGACGCTGCCGACTGA